Sequence from the Amaranthus tricolor cultivar Red isolate AtriRed21 chromosome 1, ASM2621246v1, whole genome shotgun sequence genome:
tatatatatatatatacatatatacatatatatatatatatatatatataatatatatatatatataatatatatatatatatatatatacacgacacacacatacatacatatacgtatatatatacatacatatatatatatatatatatatatatatatatatatatacataaatatatatgtatatatatatatatatatatatatatatatatatatatatatatgtatatatatatatatatatatatatatatatatatatatatatatatatatatatatatatacatatatatatatacatatatatatatatatatgtatatatatatatgtatatatatatatatatatatatatatatatatatatatgtatgtatatatatatatatatatataatatttttttttgccaagtatgattatatatatatatatatatatatatatatatatatatatatgtatataaatatatatgtatatatatatatatatgtatatatatatatataaatatatatatatatatatatatatatatatatgtatatatatatagatatatatatatatatatatatatatatatatatatgtatatatatatatatatatatatataatatatatatatatatatatatatatatatatttatatatatatgtatatatgtatatatatatatatatatatatatatatatatatatatatatatatatatatatatgtatatatgtatatatgtatatatatatatatatatatatatatatatgtatatatgtatatatatataatatatatatatatattatatatatatatatacatatatatatatatatatatatatatatatatatatatatatatatatatatatctatatatatatatatatatatatatatatatatatgtatgtatatatatatatatacatatatatatatatataatatacatatatatatatatatatacatatatatatatatatacatatatatatatatatatatatatacatatatatatatatatatatatatatatatatatacatgtatatatatatatatgtatatatatatatatatatatataatatatatatatatatatatatatatatattatatatatatatatatatatatattatgtatatatatacatatatatatatatatatataatatatatatatatataatgtatatatatatgtatatatatacatgtgtatatatatatatatatatatataatatatatatatatatataatatatatattatatatatatatacatatatatatatatatacatatatatatatatatacatatatatatatatatatatatatatatatatatatatacatatatatatatatacgtatatatatatatgtatatatatatatatatatatatatatatatatatatatacatatatatatatatacatatatatatatatatatatatatatatatatatatatatatatatatatatatatatacatatatatatatatatatataatatatatatatatatatatatattatatatattatatatatatatatatgtatatatatacatatatgtatatatatacatatatgtatatatatacatatgtatatatatatatataatatgtatatatatacatatatgtatatatatatatatgtatatatatatatatacatatatatatatatatatatatacatatatatatatatatacatatatatatatatatatatatatatatatatatatatatatatatatatatatatatatacatatatatatatatatatatatatatatacatatatatatatatatatatacatatatatatatatttatatatatatatatatatatatatatatatatatatatatatatatatatacatatatatatatatatatatatatatgtatatctatatatatacatatatatatatatatatatatatatatatatatatatatatatgtatatctatatatatacatatatatatatatatatatgtatatctatatatatatatatatatatatatatatatatatatatatatatatatatatatatatatatatacatatatatatatacatatatatatatatatacatatatatatatatatatatacatatatatatatatatatacacatatatatatatatacacacacacacacatatatatatatatatatatatatatatatatgtatatatatatatatatatatatatatatatatatatatatatatacatacatatatatatatacatatatatatatatatacatatatatatatatacatatatatatatatatatatacatatatatatatatatatatatatatatatatatatatatatatatatatacatacatatatatatatacatacatatatatatatagatatatatatatatacatacatatatatatatatatatatatatatatatatatatatatatatatatatatatatatatatatatatatatatacatatatatatatatatatagatacatacatatatatatatatatatatatatatatatatatatatatatatatagatatatatatacatatatatatatatatatatatatatatatatgtatatttatatatatatatatatatgtatgtatatatatatatatatatatatatatatatatatatatatatatatatatatatatatatatatatatatatatatatatatatatatatgtgtgtgtgtgtgtgtgtgtgtgtgtgtgtgtgtgtgtatatatatatatgtatatatatatatatatatatatatacatacatatatatatatatatatatatatatatatatatatatgtatatatgtatatgtatatatatatatatatatatatatatatatatatatatatatatatatatatatatatatatatatatatatctatatatatatatatatatatatatatatatatatatatgtatgtatgtatgtatgtatatatatatatatatatatatatatatatatatatatatatatatatatatatatatatgtatgtatgtatgtatgtatgtatgtatgtatgtatgtatgtatgtatgtatgtatgtatgtatgtatgtatatgtatatgtgtgtgtgtgtgtgtgtatatatatatatgtatatatatatatatatatatatgtatatatatatatatatatgtatatatatatatatatatgtatatatatatatatatatatgtatatatatatatatatgtatatatatatatatatatgtatatatatatatatgtatatatatatatgtatgtatatatatatatatatacatatatatatatatatacatatatatatatatatatatatatatatacatatatatatatatatatatatatatatatatatatatatatatacatatatatatatatatacatatatatatatatatatatacatatatatataatatatatatatatatatatacatatatatatatatatatatattatatatatatatacatatatatatatatatatatatatatatatatatatatatgagatatatatgttattttacATTTGTAGTGTTCTTTAATGTAATATAAATGATTTAGAATTGAGTAAAGTCCAACTATAATCTTTAAAATCTATATAAGTTGTTGTATGTGATCTTGCAAATGAACCCCATATTGTGAACTAGAGaacttagattattttaggTCCTTAGCCAGGTAGTTGAGTTGGACGCCAATTAcctaaaatggttagaatgttaATTGATTGATAATCACATTCATAAGTAGAGGCATTGGTTGTTAAGTCAATCATATTATAACAATTGAGTATCTGTATTTGAAGATTAATGcggtttttttataattttttttagaagaTTGGTGTCATAAGACTAATTGgcttataaataaaatcatacgAATTGAGTTTTTCACTGACTTTGCGTGtgagaattatttttctttaatgcaGTCTAATGTCATGCCGTAAAGGGGCTATAAGGGTTTTGCTTACGAATACTATGAATAACATAACGAATAAAGCAGGGACTAAATGAGATCATCATACCCTTTTGGGTTTTTAGTCTTAGGCCGCTGGGAGTGTTAGAACTGTGAAACGTATGGTCGTGCTCAAATGAATTATggaaataatcatttatttttattccatCTCTTGAGTCCGAGGAAAATGATCAGACCAAATAAGGATGATAATTGTTTTTACTTTATGTTTGATTGAGACTTAAGTTGACAAAAGATTTGAGATTCACAACTTGCTGGAGCAAGTGGGAGGTAGTAGTTGGAGTCCAATAACTCTAGTAAACTTGTTTCTTGAACAAGTGGGAGATTGTTAAAAATGTTTAATAATCAAGTGAatattttctaattcttttaaaCTAATTAAGTCAATATACAACAAAGTGTTTACTTATTTTGGGCATTGTAGATGGACTACACTAGAGCAACTGCGTTTGAGGTTCTTGTTTTGGGCTATATTTTAGTTAGTGAtatcacgctacaaaggtataTCATTTCGTCCCAATATTTACTTATTTCATTTCATGTCGATAACTAGATTatagataatattttaattttccgCATGTTAAAAGTTAATAGTGTTAGAACTTTAAACCGGAAGattatttacttatttcatTTCATGTcaataatttgtgattaattcttaatctataagttaaaacatagtcaagttagatcttgtttgatttgtctcggAGCAAAGAAtattaatgttaaaattttataattttttattatatataattaaagacattaaaaattaaattagtgtattggactatgtaaaaaaacataatattgaTTTGAATGAGCATAGGTGAACGGCAAGGATTGATCGGATAATTGAAAAATGACATGAACTCAAGTCTCAAAGTATAGTAAGTTAATTAACTCAATTTATATCAAAAAGTTAATCTAAGGGAAATGTGAGATACACCTCATAACCAAACCAAATGGTAGACGTAAGAGAGTAAAAAGTCATAGGGCATCATAAAGGATTTTAGAATGAGAAGGGTGAaaatgatttttgtttgattttgtttggttactatatattcaaaaaatgatattatgttataaattaagaatattttaaaaattatttcatagttacctttctgtgaacatagttacttttacaattgtgagtttttggctcaatcgtgacaataaattttttttttattttagtgaaatcaagggtgtagaatccttcttacccttctcattttcgaCCCCTTTACAATGGAtccctcccatatatatatatatatatatatatatatatatatatatatatatatatatatatatatatatatatatatatatatatatatatatatatatatatatatatatatatagttaattttatgaaagtatacgattagacgattttaacaagatctcacttgactatattttttttatacattagccgtgatatacaaaataaattttaaacatgAATAGTGACGATAAAcgtaatgtagcaagtatttcagaatagAGAAAGTACTTAAGAAAATCTTATAACtttgcaatttttattttaaataacgatttcattaatttctttaatccttattaaaatataatagtagtttctaattttcttttgctttttagttttatctatataatttaattattctcACAATTTTCTTGATAATGTATGTAATGGCATGCGGTTGTAATCTCTTATCCCTTAGAGCATCCTTACTCATGACCCAAAAAAAAGGTCATCTTATTATTTCacaatttttctctctcctaaaatttcatctttcaacctaattttattaacaatgatcCCTTTTGAAAGGTCATCATCctctctttcttacttttttctaccccaccataatttctctctcttaatttatctaacatttatctttattttttttataataatactttcatgtacaaagttaatataattttttatttgattgaaatagatctactattttataatttaaaaaaattattcttttaataaaaataatattttttaataaatataaatataaatgtaatttttaataaatattttttaatatttaagaaaaattcgttaacttcaaataaatattacaatacacatacataaaataaatacacaaattaaaaaaactaaaattttaaatgatacattAATTGCGGTTCTCTCCAAACTTTTGCcagatataatataatataatgcatgccaaaaggtgatggaaaggaaaagactaatgcatgccaaaaaggtgatggaaatgaGAAGACTAATGCGTGCCAAAAGGTGAGGGAAAGGAAAAGACTAATGCATGCTAAAAGGTGATAGAAATGAGAAGACTAATGCATGAAAAccttacataattaaaacatctttttaagacattacataattaaaacatcatttttaaacattacataattaaaccatctttaaaaacaatacataattaaaacataattaagacaTTACACAATTAAAATATCTACTGACGATTGTAATTCTGAAGGTATTGTCCAAGTTGAACCATCATATCAGCTTCCCATGGCTGAATAGTTTCCTTTTTGCTTAATGATTCATAGATCTCCCAATTCATTCGATATTCTTCCActtgaagttgtttttgttttcgggcttctttttgtttttgaagttctgtcttctctttcattatttctgaattaagtCGAAGACTCTCTCCAAATGCACTCAAAGTTGTTGATCCTCCTTGAGGTTCACTTGTTGGTGTTTCAGAATCTTCTTTTGTCCTTGATCTTTTTCCACTACTTTTACTACTAACATCACCAGTTGGTTGTTGATCCAATTgtttttttgattagtttttaccACTTGCTTCCACTTGCTatactttcttaaaatttttcattGCTCAATCAAGTTAAAGTTACCGTGTTTTCTTTGATGGATTAAATGCGCTTCTTTAAGCACATCTTCGTCTGTCGTGCCACTCTTCTTCCTCCTAAGAGCCTCATTATAACTTTCAGACCACTTCAAACATGCTGGAGCAACTCTACCCCAACGACATTTAAGCATGTCAGCGGTTCTTCGTGGGATCAGATGGGGTCGTTCCATCCTCGCTGCTTCATAAGCTTCCTTAACTTTCTGCCACCTCACTCTTATCTTTTGGTTGGTGCTCACAATTGGATTTGTACTTGTGTTCATGACTGAACACATAAGAGCAATATCTTCAATCAAATCCCAACTTTTCTTTGAAGGTATAGGGGCTTCCTCATTATTATTAGGTAGCTGTTGAGATGGTTGAACCAATTGAGTGAAGCTCGGTGGTGAACCAAATTGTGAAACTAGATCTTGAAATGATGGTTGGGTGTAAAGACTAGCATCAACATGATGAACATAATTTCTTCCATCTTCACCATATTGATCATCTTGATCATTtccttcattttcatcatcatcatcatcatcatcatactccatcTCATTTTCGTCTAAACTTTCACCCCTTATTGGAGTTGAATAGATATCAATATTAGAGTTGACGTTGTgagattgatgatggtggtgaaacatagtttgagaattttgggtattttgagGAATATAATAAGATGAATTTGGGATATTTTGAGAAATATAGTAAGAAGAATTTGGAGTATTTTTAGAAAATGGAGGATTTAACGGAGGATTTTGATACTGAATTTGAGCACTTTGATTGTtagaagatttttttcttgg
This genomic interval carries:
- the LOC130809357 gene encoding uncharacterized protein LOC130809357 — translated: MFHHHHQSHNVNSNIDIYSTPIRGESLDENEMEYDDDDDDDENEGNDQDDQYGEDGRNYVHHVDASLYTQPSFQDLVSQFGSPPSFTQLVQPSQQLPNNNEEAPIPSKKSWDLIEDIALMCSVMNTSTNPIVSTNQKIRVRWQKVKEAYEAARMERPHLIPRRTADMLKCRWGRVAPACLKWSESYNEALRRKKSGTTDEDGGPSGSLNGYLAYWAFWLGPSDGR